The following nucleotide sequence is from Salvia miltiorrhiza cultivar Shanhuang (shh) chromosome 7, IMPLAD_Smil_shh, whole genome shotgun sequence.
taattaatttattaattaatattaaaaataaattaatttattttaaaaatactgatggctcgccgccggtaattaatttattaattaatattaaaaatactgaTGGCTCgccgccggtgatcaccggcggcaTACTCGCCGTCGATAATGTCGCCGGTAAAATTAAAAAAGCGAGTCGCCTTGTTTGCCGTCGTTGTGACGCCCGATAATTCTCGCCGGAAATTAGGcagtttttttgtagtgtattgCAGACTTATTCCCTCAAACGCAGCAAACGGAACAAGAAACTACTACTGCAGAACATGTATAAAAGTCTTCCATTAATTCCATAATACATCATTTTAAAACTAAAGTTTTATCTTCAATCTGCAAGGATGTTCCTGAAAAAACTTCAATTTCGATTTTGATGACATGGATTTCACTCTCAACACGCCCCTAAGAAAAGTGAATGCAGATGCTCAGGTTGATAATTTTCAACAAGCACAAGAAGAAATAGAAATGATTGTGGATGGTGGATGTCCGTAGGGGTAGGgacggtacggtataccttaaCAAATTCTTCATACCTTATACCTTATCTTTACCTTTGGTATGGAGAAATTTCTTACATTtacctacggtataccttaaTCTGGTATATACCTTAGATTACGGTATGGAAAAGTCTCATATCTTTATCGTACCAATGGAAAAGTTGATCAATCCGTTGAATACGGATCAAATGACATCAAATATAAGAATACGAGGACTtactaaaacaaaaaattgtACTATAAATTATGGAATAGCCTAATAGGATCATTGGCTCTTAATAGTATTcgtttttaatatataaatttgtatttgtaaatattattttgttagatcaTATCTTAAAAATAATGTTAACGATTTACACAAATTTGTTAAAAATGTATTTTGAAATGAAATTTAGAAATTAAGGAAGACCATAAGTACCCTGAGTAGGTTGTGTTCAGTGGAAGCTGCAATATTGGACATATGCGGATCAACAATACCCTGAGTAGGTATTTTCATCCtctttttttctaaatttgtaTCAAAATATTCATGAATCATGTCACTATATccttatttaattcaatttattttctgaTCATTCTTTATGTAGCCTAAAATGATGTGTGAGGCACAGATGATGTGATGACACACACATTACAATTAGGTTGGTCATGCAAAACTTAAGCAAGAGAGGCTagctctctgctctctctctccctataAATATACATGATATCGAAGGTAGAAAAATAGAAATACAAGTACTACAttgcatatacatatatagaatAGGTGATTGAGATCAAGAACAAGAGCAGATAGCAATGAAGTCTGTTATTTTGGGTATGATATTGGTGGTTGTGGTGGTGGGTGGAAGCTCGGCACAAGACACATGCTCTTCTACTCTGTCGAGCCTGAATGTGTGTGCGCCGTTTGTGGTGCCTGGCGCTGCGGCCAACCCCAGCCCCGACTGCTGTGGCGCCCTTCAGGCCATCAACCACGACTGCTTGTGCAGCACTCTCCGCATCGCCTCTCGTATCCCTGTGCAGTGCAACCTCCCTCCCCTCGCTTGCCGTATGCACACTTCTACTCTTTTATTCTAATTTAACGTAACATCTTTTCTTATTTCAATCTCTTTATTAACTTGGAATTTTTTCTCATGCAGCCAACTGACTTTGGAATTTCAATCATCGACAATAATGCTACAAACTTGGGATTTCTTtactattttcctttttttttaattacgtgTGTGACAGTGTCTGCTCTGCTGAAGTCTTTGAGCAATACCATGTAATGTTAGCTCAAGGTAGAGCAAATGGTCGCCAAATAACCAACAAAGATGGTTTCCATTTCCAGGAATAAAACTATTTTTAACttcctaattatttttttttcagttttgcttTAAATATGCAAAAAGATTAACAATGTTAAGGGGCTCAAACCAGAATGGACGCAAGCCAGCAGCTCTGAAAAGATTTCATTGAGAATACTAAATAtgttgagaattgagaatgcACCTAAACTCTATTaaacaagtcaataattttaatgaacaatttaatgatttttatgaACAAGTATTTTGGTATGGATTCGAATCCTCGAGGGAGCGAGATTTTCATCAcatgttcattagttttattgatttattcaaaaatattattgatttgtttattattctcaattctcaacacATTTAACATTCTCAATAGAAcaacaccctatatatatatatatatatatgaataagtaatgtacaataaataataaataatattatttacaataCTCCCCCTTGGACATTACTTGATTATGTTCATGTCTCTCTTGCTGAAAAAACCATGTGGGAAAAAACAGTCAAAGAAAAGAGTACATGTAATATGTATAACtttgtgttgcatttgttgcctcattaaaaaccttaactaagaaaacccaatgggaaaaaacttagtaagggaaaaagagtacaacaaaaatacaccTTCAAGGCATAATGAATTCGCTCCCCCTCAAACTAATAATCTACTAAGCCTACGCATTCCAATATTATAAACATGTTTTTCAAAAGTTGACGTAGGAAGGGATTTTGTGAATAAATCTGCCAGATTATCACAAGagcgaattttatttattttaatttcgccGCTCTTCTGGAGCTCATGCGGGTAAAAGAATTTAGGTAATATATGTTTTGTTAAATTTCCTTTAATGTACCCGCTATCCATTTGTGCAACACATGCAGCATTGTCCTCATATAGAACAGTGGGAGATTTATCATCCGCAATACCACAAGATCCGCGAATATGTTGTATCAATGATCTTAACCATGCACATTCTTTAGCGGTCTCATGTAAAGCGATAATCTCTGAGTGGTTTGAGGATGTAGTAACTAGAGTCTGTTTAACAGATCTCCAAGAAATAGCTGTACCACCACAGAGGAAAACATAACCAGTCTGAGATTTAGCATTATGGGGATCAGATAAATAACCAGCATCCACATAGCCTACCAATGTCATGTCTTGGTTTCTTGGATAGAACAAACCAAGATCTTTTGTACCTTGAAGATAACGAAGAATGTgtttaacaccattccaatgtcttcGTGTAGGAGAAGCACTGAATCTTGCTAGCAAGTTAACCGCAAATGCTATGTCAGGCCTTGTGCAGTTTGCGAGATAAAGTAGTGCTCCAATTGCACTCAAATAAGGAACTTCTGGTCCTAAAATATCCTCATTATCTTCTTTAGGTCTAAATGGATCCTTATCTACTTCTAGTGATCGGACAACCATAGGTGTGCTAAGTGGATGTGATTTATCCATATAGAATTTCTCTAAAATCTTACTCACATAAGTTGACTGGTGTACAAGAATTCCTTCAGGGAGATGCTCGATCTGCAGGCcgagacaaaacttggttttacccaagtctttcatttcaaactcCATCTTTAAGCATGAACGAGCTTATTCAACTTCTTTGCGTGTtccaattatatttatatcatcaacataaacagaAATGATACAAAAACCATTTTGTGATCTTTTAATGAACACACAAGGGCATATatcattattcacatattccTTCTTCAAGAGGAATTCACTAAGTCGGTTATACCACATCTTTCCCGACTGTTTTAAACCGTACAACGATTTTTCTAATTTCACACAATACATGTCACGAgtttcattttccttcatatgaggAATTTTGAATCCTTCAGGGATTTTCATATAGATATCAGCGTCTAGTGACCCATATAAATATGCAGTCACGACGTCCATTAACTGCATTTCTAAATTCATTGATGATGCCAGAGATATCAAATAGCGGAATGTTATGCCATCTAAAACAGGAGAATATGTTTGATCAAAATCAATTCCAGGTCTCTGCGAAAACCCTTGAGCTACTAATCTCGCTTTATATCTTGCCACCTCATTGTTCTCATCTCTCTTTCGTACAAATACCCATCTATATCCCAATGGTTCAACATTGTCGGGTATAAGTATTATAGTACCAagaacttttcttttctttagcGAGTTATACTCTGCCTCAATTGCTTCCTTCCATTTCAACCAATCAGAACGCTTCCGGCACTGTGCTACTGTTTTTGGTTCTGGATCCAGATTATCATTTGAAATAGTACATGCAATTGTAGAGACAAATACATCGTCTATTACAATAACATTTCTGTTATAAGTTTCTCCCGTATTTATAAAGTTCATAGCAACTTCAATGTTGACATCAACCAGATTTTTATCAATTCCCATTATATTATGATCTGGTTGTTCCGCAATCCCAGTATTAGTTAGTGCACTTTTAGAAGTACTGGGAATATCATCTACAGGATGATCCTCTTCAAGAGGTTGTTGGAGTGATATCAtattcttatttgattttgttttgcggggatttttatctttagcACCAATAGGTCTCCCACGCTTCTGGCATTCGGGATTATCAGCTGATTTATTTTGTCCATATGGAACTTCAATCCTTTGTGGTGCATTCATAGCAGGAATATGAGATTTTGTCACTCCTTTATGATCAGTAAATGCATCTGGCAAATTACTTGCTAAATAATGCAAGTTAATTATCCTTTGAACTTCCAGTTCAGATTCATTAGTACGTGGATCTAAATAGTGAAGATTCTTTTCATTCCATGAAATTTCTCGACATTGTGTTAAAGTTGGGCTTTTGTCTCCCCCTAATATCGGGAAATGATCTTCATCAAAAATACAGTCAGCGTACCGGGCAGTAAATTGATCCCCAGTCATGGGTtcaagaaatttaattatagaTGGAGATTCATAACCCACGTATATACCTAGCTTACGCTGAGGGCCCATTGTGGTACGTTTTGGTGGCGCTATTGGAGTATAAACTCCACAACCAAATATTCGCAGATGAGAAATGTTTGGTTCTTTACCACGTACTAATTGTATTGGGGAATATTCATGATATGCAGTTGGTCGGATTTGGAGCAAATTTGCAGCATGCAAAATCGCATGACCCCAACAAGTAATAGGTAAGTTTGATTTTTGTAGCAATGGCCTAGCTACTAGTTTTAAACGTTTGATTAAGGATTCAGCTAGACCATTTTGCGTGTGGACATATGGAACAGGATGCTCCACTTTAATACCCAATGACATACAATATTCATCAAAAGATTTTGATGTGAATTCACCAGCGTTGTCCATTCGAATAGACTTTATTGGATAATCAGgaaattgagctcttaattcgATTATTTT
It contains:
- the LOC130993527 gene encoding stamen-specific protein FIL1-like, yielding MKSVILGMILVVVVVGGSSAQDTCSSTLSSLNVCAPFVVPGAAANPSPDCCGALQAINHDCLCSTLRIASRIPVQCNLPPLACPN